A single Xylanimonas cellulosilytica DSM 15894 DNA region contains:
- a CDS encoding sensor histidine kinase yields the protein MSDLIAQHADLPAGDVEWLHLLVGDWQVLSDLAFADLVLWLPSRDGGFVAVAQCRPSTGATVHYDDVVGSIAPEGQRPQLEAALRELRSQRPREPRWFGAYAVREEAVPVVHDGRAVAVVARQTNLGSGRTPSRLELNYVEAADDLMAMIARGEYPAPHAATGPRRGAPRVGDGLIRLNSEGEVLYASPNALSCFHRLGIIGPLVGQSLVEVTSSAIEYQSTVDEALPVVVMGRAPWRTDIESRGVALSLRALPLTDHGQRIGAVLLCRDVSELRRRERELMSKDATIREIHHRVKNNLATVAALLRLQSRRVQIPEAREALDEATRRVATISLVHEFLSQTLDEHVELDGMLQRALRMTAEVASTRTSVRTVQNGSFGLVPAEDATPLALVLTELVTNAVEHGFPDERESGTVQIDVQRNGSQLTVRVADDGVGLGKQIDEAGRASSSGLGNQIVRTLVSNELGGSIDWREREGGGTEVIIEARLRDGLRH from the coding sequence ATGAGTGACCTCATCGCCCAGCACGCCGACCTCCCCGCGGGCGACGTCGAGTGGCTGCACCTGCTGGTCGGCGACTGGCAGGTTCTGTCCGACCTCGCCTTCGCCGACCTCGTCCTGTGGCTCCCGTCCCGCGACGGCGGGTTCGTCGCCGTCGCGCAGTGCCGTCCCTCCACGGGCGCCACGGTGCACTACGACGACGTCGTCGGGTCGATCGCCCCGGAGGGGCAGCGGCCTCAGCTCGAGGCGGCGCTGCGCGAGCTGCGGTCGCAGCGGCCGCGCGAACCGCGCTGGTTCGGGGCGTACGCGGTGCGCGAGGAGGCCGTGCCGGTCGTCCATGACGGGCGGGCCGTCGCCGTCGTCGCACGGCAGACCAACCTCGGCTCCGGGCGGACGCCGTCGCGCCTCGAGCTCAACTACGTCGAGGCCGCCGACGACCTCATGGCGATGATCGCGCGCGGCGAGTACCCGGCGCCCCACGCGGCCACCGGGCCGCGGCGCGGTGCCCCCCGCGTGGGCGACGGGCTCATCCGCCTCAACTCCGAGGGCGAGGTGCTGTACGCCTCCCCGAACGCGCTCTCGTGCTTCCACCGGCTGGGGATCATCGGCCCGCTCGTCGGGCAGTCCCTCGTCGAGGTGACGAGCAGCGCCATCGAGTACCAGTCCACCGTCGACGAGGCGCTGCCCGTCGTCGTCATGGGGCGTGCGCCCTGGCGCACCGACATCGAGAGCCGCGGCGTCGCGCTCTCGCTGCGCGCCCTCCCGCTGACCGACCACGGCCAGCGCATCGGCGCGGTGCTGCTGTGCCGCGACGTGTCCGAGCTGCGGCGGCGTGAGCGCGAGCTGATGTCCAAGGACGCCACGATCCGCGAGATCCACCACCGCGTGAAGAACAACCTCGCCACCGTGGCCGCGCTGCTGCGGCTGCAGTCGCGCCGGGTCCAGATCCCCGAGGCGCGCGAGGCGCTCGACGAGGCGACCCGCCGCGTGGCGACCATCTCGCTGGTGCACGAGTTCCTCTCCCAGACCCTCGACGAGCACGTCGAGCTCGACGGCATGCTGCAGCGAGCGCTGCGCATGACCGCCGAGGTCGCCTCGACCCGCACCTCCGTGCGCACGGTCCAGAACGGGTCGTTCGGCCTGGTGCCGGCCGAGGACGCCACACCGCTCGCGCTCGTGCTCACCGAGCTGGTCACCAACGCCGTGGAGCACGGGTTCCCCGACGAGCGCGAGTCCGGCACGGTGCAGATCGACGTCCAGCGCAACGGGTCGCAGCTCACGGTGCGGGTCGCCGACGACGGCGTAGGCCTCGGCAAGCAGATCGACGAGGCCGGACGCGCGTCGAGCTCAGGCCTGGGCAACCAGATCGTGCGGACCCTCGTGTCCAACGAGCTGGGCGGGTCGATCGACTGGCGTGAGCGCGAGGGCGGCGGCACCGAGGTGATCATCGAGGCGCGCCTGCGCGACGGGCTCCGGCACTGA
- a CDS encoding carbohydrate ABC transporter permease yields MTDSMTRPRAESVAAPETPRAPRSPRQRWARFSFKATPYVYTSPFFIVFAIVGLFPMGFTLFVSLYDWKMTTQSAAGATFVGLGNYTSVLQDTLFWQAMGNTVSIFLLSTIPQIIVATFLATMLDRNLKAKTFWRMGVLVPYVVAPVSIAIIFSAIFADPIRGGLANAILDLIGVDPLQWKSNQPLSHISIATMVNFRWTGYNTLLLLAAMQSVPRELYEAAALDGAGAWRRFTSVTLPSIRTTMVFVIITATMGGLRIFDEPKMFDASSTSTGGPGGIFRTVVLYLYETGFGSQNRLGRAAAIAWVLFFFILLVTGLNYWLSSRISDDRVGKLTRKQKRQRRRTEVAR; encoded by the coding sequence ATGACAGACAGCATGACGCGGCCTCGGGCCGAGTCGGTCGCGGCGCCGGAGACCCCCCGCGCGCCCAGGTCGCCCCGCCAGCGATGGGCGAGATTCTCGTTCAAGGCGACGCCCTACGTGTACACGTCGCCGTTCTTCATCGTGTTCGCCATCGTGGGCCTGTTCCCGATGGGCTTCACGCTCTTCGTGTCGCTGTACGACTGGAAGATGACGACGCAGAGCGCCGCAGGCGCCACGTTCGTCGGGCTCGGCAACTACACGAGCGTCCTGCAGGACACGCTGTTCTGGCAGGCGATGGGCAACACCGTCTCGATCTTCCTGCTCTCGACGATCCCGCAGATCATCGTCGCGACGTTCCTGGCGACCATGCTCGACCGCAACCTCAAGGCGAAGACCTTCTGGCGGATGGGCGTGCTGGTGCCGTACGTCGTCGCCCCCGTCTCGATCGCGATCATCTTCTCGGCCATCTTCGCCGACCCGATCCGCGGCGGTCTCGCGAACGCGATCCTCGACCTCATCGGGGTCGACCCCCTGCAGTGGAAGTCCAACCAGCCGCTCTCGCACATCTCGATCGCGACGATGGTCAACTTCCGTTGGACCGGCTACAACACCCTCCTGCTGCTCGCCGCGATGCAGTCCGTCCCCCGTGAGCTCTACGAGGCGGCCGCGCTCGACGGCGCCGGCGCCTGGCGGCGGTTCACGTCGGTCACGCTGCCGTCGATCCGCACCACGATGGTCTTCGTCATCATCACCGCCACCATGGGTGGTCTGCGCATCTTCGACGAGCCGAAGATGTTCGACGCCAGCTCCACGTCCACCGGCGGGCCCGGCGGCATCTTCCGCACCGTCGTGCTCTACCTCTACGAGACGGGCTTCGGATCGCAGAACCGCCTCGGCCGTGCGGCCGCGATCGCCTGGGTGCTCTTCTTCTTCATCCTGTTGGTCACCGGGCTGAACTACTGGCTGTCGAGCCGGATCTCCGACGACAGGGTCGGCAAGCTCACCCGGAAGCAGAAGCGGCAGCGCCGTCGGACGGAGGTGGCCCGATGA
- a CDS encoding carbohydrate ABC transporter permease has translation MTIEAQQIGSPQGPAGPAAPQRLRKRTPATQLVERPHWWTYVILTVFVVGSAFPLYWSFVIGSRTAGAAQSKIPVLTPGPNFGSNVQRVFDTIPFWSSFWNSLMVSTIVTVSVVFFSTLAGYAFAKLQFRGQNAMFGFIILTLAVPPQLGAVGLYRLMATWGMIGSIESIILPGLVSAFGVFFMRQYLSSVVPTELLEAARVDGAGQFRTFLTVAIPAARPAMAVLALFTFITTWTDFFWPFLALRDPKVQTLPTALNQLLASAGNNPDWSVVLTGSLLSIIPLLILFVIAGRQLVSGIMSGALKS, from the coding sequence ATGACCATCGAGGCACAGCAGATCGGTTCCCCGCAGGGGCCGGCCGGGCCGGCCGCGCCGCAGCGGCTGCGCAAGAGGACGCCGGCGACGCAGCTCGTCGAGCGTCCGCACTGGTGGACCTATGTGATCCTGACGGTGTTCGTCGTCGGGTCGGCGTTCCCGCTCTACTGGTCGTTCGTCATCGGATCGCGGACCGCGGGCGCCGCCCAGTCCAAGATCCCGGTGCTGACGCCAGGCCCCAACTTCGGGTCGAACGTGCAGCGGGTGTTCGACACCATCCCGTTCTGGAGCTCCTTCTGGAACTCCCTCATGGTCTCGACGATCGTGACCGTGTCGGTCGTGTTCTTCTCGACGCTCGCCGGGTACGCGTTCGCCAAGCTGCAGTTCCGCGGCCAGAACGCGATGTTCGGGTTCATCATCCTCACGCTCGCGGTGCCGCCGCAGCTCGGCGCCGTCGGGCTCTACCGCCTCATGGCCACCTGGGGGATGATCGGCTCGATCGAGTCCATCATCCTGCCTGGCCTGGTCAGCGCGTTCGGCGTGTTCTTCATGCGCCAGTACCTGTCGAGCGTGGTGCCGACGGAGCTCCTCGAGGCCGCCCGCGTGGACGGCGCGGGCCAGTTCCGCACGTTCCTCACGGTCGCGATCCCGGCGGCGCGCCCCGCGATGGCGGTGCTCGCGCTGTTCACGTTCATCACGACGTGGACGGACTTCTTCTGGCCCTTCCTCGCCCTGCGCGACCCGAAGGTCCAGACCCTGCCGACGGCGCTCAACCAGCTCCTGGCCAGCGCGGGCAACAACCCGGACTGGTCGGTCGTGCTGACGGGATCGCTCCTGTCGATCATCCCGTTGCTCATCCTGTTCGTCATCGCGGGCAGGCAGCTCGTGTCGGGCATCATGTCCGGCGCGTTGAAGAGCTGA
- a CDS encoding GH36-type glycosyl hydrolase domain-containing protein — MRYGHFDDSAREYVITTPHTPYPWINYLGSEQFFSLLSHQAGGYSFYRDAKLRRLTRYRYNNIPTDVGGRYLFVNDGGDVWTPSWLPVKADLDHFEARHGLGYSSITGERGGLRVQTTFLVPLGETAEVQKITFTNTSDAAKSISAFTYVEFCLWNAEDDQTNYQRNLSIGEVEVETSTPSGGAAIYHRTEYRERRDHFAVYGVNVPTGGFDTDRDAFVGAYNTLGEAAVPRAGASTGSVASGWYPIGSHQLDVELAPGESTDVVVVLGYVENPQEEKWADDAHQVVNKERAHALLSRFATVDAVDAALAALQDHWTNLLSTYEVRSGDEKLDRMVNIWNQYQCMVTFNMSRSASYFETGMGRGMGFRDSSQDLLGFVHLIPERARERIIDIASTQFPDGSAYHQYQPLTKRGNHNLGSGFNDDPMWLVGGVAAYIKETGDWGILDEPVPFDNEPGTEVPLFEHLSRSVDFVLTHLGPHGLPLIGRADWNDCLNLNCFSTTPGESFQTTGNKTGGVAESTFIGAQFVLYGREYVALAQHRGAADEAVRAAEAVEAMTTTMLTDAWDGRWFLRAFDYYGNPIGTDAHDEGKIWIEPQGFSVMAGIGVSSTDPTAPEWAASPAGKALTAVEELLGTDHGMVLQYPAYTTYQVHMGEVSTYPPGYKENGGIFCHNNPWVIIGQTVAGDGAGAFANYRKITPAYREDISDVHQLEPYVYAQMIAGKEAVRHGQAKNSWLTGTAAWNFVAVSQYLLGVRPDYEGLVVDPQLGPDVPEFTVTRVARGATYEITVRNSGTPGARAALTVDGRPIDGRTVPYAAAGTTVRVEAVL, encoded by the coding sequence ATGCGTTACGGCCACTTCGACGACTCGGCGCGCGAGTACGTCATCACGACGCCACACACGCCGTACCCCTGGATCAACTACCTCGGGTCGGAGCAGTTCTTCTCGCTGCTCAGTCATCAAGCGGGCGGGTACTCGTTCTACCGGGACGCCAAGCTGCGCCGTCTGACGCGGTACCGCTACAACAACATCCCCACCGACGTCGGCGGCCGCTACCTGTTCGTCAACGACGGCGGTGACGTGTGGACGCCGTCGTGGCTGCCGGTCAAGGCCGACCTGGACCACTTCGAGGCCCGCCACGGGCTGGGCTACTCGTCCATCACCGGCGAGCGCGGCGGCCTGCGCGTACAGACCACCTTCCTGGTGCCGCTGGGGGAGACCGCCGAGGTCCAGAAGATCACCTTCACCAACACCTCCGACGCCGCCAAGTCGATCTCCGCGTTCACCTACGTCGAGTTCTGCCTGTGGAACGCCGAGGACGACCAGACCAACTACCAGCGCAACCTGTCCATCGGCGAGGTCGAGGTCGAGACCTCCACGCCGTCGGGCGGCGCCGCGATCTACCACCGCACCGAGTACCGCGAGCGCCGCGATCACTTCGCCGTCTACGGCGTCAACGTGCCGACGGGCGGCTTCGACACCGACCGGGACGCGTTCGTGGGCGCGTACAACACGCTCGGGGAGGCGGCGGTGCCACGCGCGGGGGCGTCGACCGGGTCGGTGGCCAGCGGCTGGTACCCGATCGGCTCCCACCAGCTCGACGTCGAGCTCGCACCGGGGGAGTCGACCGACGTCGTCGTCGTCCTCGGGTACGTGGAGAACCCGCAGGAGGAGAAGTGGGCCGACGACGCCCACCAGGTCGTCAACAAGGAGCGCGCGCACGCGCTGCTCTCGCGGTTCGCGACCGTCGACGCCGTCGACGCCGCCCTGGCGGCCCTGCAGGACCACTGGACGAACCTGCTGTCGACGTACGAGGTGCGCTCGGGCGACGAGAAGCTCGACCGGATGGTCAACATCTGGAACCAGTACCAGTGCATGGTCACGTTCAACATGTCCCGTTCGGCGTCGTACTTCGAGACCGGCATGGGGCGCGGCATGGGGTTCCGGGACTCGTCGCAGGACCTGCTCGGCTTCGTGCACCTGATCCCCGAGCGGGCGCGTGAGCGCATCATCGACATCGCCTCGACGCAGTTCCCCGACGGCTCGGCGTACCACCAGTACCAGCCGCTGACGAAGCGCGGGAACCACAACCTGGGCTCGGGCTTCAACGACGACCCGATGTGGCTCGTCGGTGGCGTGGCCGCGTACATCAAGGAGACCGGCGACTGGGGCATCCTCGACGAGCCCGTGCCGTTCGACAACGAGCCCGGCACCGAGGTGCCCCTCTTCGAGCACCTGTCGCGCTCCGTGGACTTCGTGCTCACGCACCTGGGCCCGCACGGCCTGCCCCTCATCGGCCGCGCCGACTGGAACGACTGCCTCAACCTCAACTGCTTCTCGACGACGCCGGGCGAGTCGTTCCAGACGACGGGCAACAAGACCGGCGGTGTCGCGGAGTCGACGTTCATCGGCGCCCAGTTCGTGCTGTACGGGCGCGAGTACGTGGCGCTGGCGCAGCACCGGGGCGCCGCGGACGAGGCCGTGCGGGCCGCGGAGGCCGTCGAGGCGATGACGACGACGATGCTCACCGACGCGTGGGACGGCCGCTGGTTCCTGCGCGCCTTCGACTACTACGGCAACCCCATCGGCACCGACGCCCACGACGAGGGCAAGATCTGGATCGAGCCGCAGGGCTTCTCGGTCATGGCGGGCATCGGCGTCTCGTCGACGGACCCCACGGCGCCCGAGTGGGCGGCCTCGCCTGCCGGGAAGGCGCTCACCGCCGTCGAGGAGCTGCTCGGCACGGACCACGGCATGGTGCTCCAGTACCCGGCGTACACCACCTACCAGGTACACATGGGTGAGGTCTCGACCTACCCGCCGGGCTACAAGGAGAACGGCGGCATCTTCTGCCACAACAACCCGTGGGTGATCATCGGGCAGACGGTCGCAGGGGACGGCGCCGGCGCCTTCGCGAACTACCGGAAGATCACCCCCGCGTACCGCGAGGACATCTCCGACGTCCACCAGCTCGAGCCGTACGTGTACGCGCAGATGATCGCGGGCAAGGAGGCGGTGCGGCACGGCCAGGCCAAGAACTCGTGGCTGACCGGCACCGCGGCCTGGAACTTCGTGGCCGTGTCGCAGTACCTGCTGGGTGTGCGCCCTGACTACGAGGGCCTCGTCGTCGACCCGCAGCTCGGCCCGGACGTCCCGGAGTTCACGGTCACCCGCGTGGCCCGCGGCGCTACCTACGAGATCACGGTCCGCAACAGCGGCACGCCGGGCGCCCGGGCGGCGCTCACGGTGGACGGCCGGCCCATCGACGGGCGGACCGTCCCGTACGCGGCGGCGGGCACCACGGTCCGCGTGGAGGCGGTGCTCTGA
- a CDS encoding glycoside hydrolase family 1 protein: MPIVVPSTGARRPAPGTTVPFTPTAPLGPTPNAAGDVAFPDGFLWGAATAAYQIEGAARTDGRTDSIWDAFARVPGAVALGHDGAVACDHYHRYRDDVALMRSLHLGTYRFSTSWARVRPDGGAPNPAGLAFYDRLVDELLAADILPWVTLYHWDLPQALEDAGGWPNRDTAYLFADYAMTVHDALADRVRVWTTLNEPWCSSFLSYTGGEHAPGRMSREDGVAAAHHLLLGHGLATAAISEVDPDAVVGLTVNLTVPDPADPDDPADVAAAAKHDAMFNRTFLDPVLRGAYPADVREWLAPYGLDDLVKDGDLEIISTPIDALGVNYYNGSCLAGSPEEVDTTMTVQAGGVRDDEDADERTTLPPTPAPEGIWWRSRGLPRTAMGWEIQPEGLTRLLTRLHEDYTGPRGIALYVTENGAAFDDQPDESGFVDDTADRLAYIDAHLRAVKDAIDAGADVRGYFAWSLLDNFEWAHGYTKRFGIVRTDYETQERTVKASGRWYGDVARTNVVPARRTA, encoded by the coding sequence ATGCCGATCGTCGTGCCGAGCACCGGCGCCCGCCGCCCAGCCCCGGGCACCACCGTCCCGTTCACGCCCACCGCACCGCTGGGCCCCACGCCGAACGCCGCGGGTGACGTCGCTTTCCCCGACGGGTTCCTGTGGGGCGCCGCGACGGCGGCCTACCAGATCGAGGGCGCCGCACGGACCGACGGCCGCACGGACTCGATCTGGGACGCCTTCGCGCGCGTGCCGGGTGCCGTCGCGCTCGGGCACGACGGCGCCGTCGCCTGCGACCACTACCACCGCTACCGCGACGACGTCGCCCTGATGCGTTCGCTCCACCTGGGCACGTACCGGTTCTCGACGTCGTGGGCCCGGGTGCGGCCCGACGGCGGTGCCCCCAACCCGGCAGGCCTCGCGTTCTACGACCGGCTCGTCGACGAGCTCCTCGCGGCGGACATCCTGCCGTGGGTCACCCTGTACCACTGGGACCTGCCGCAGGCGCTCGAGGACGCGGGCGGCTGGCCGAACCGTGACACCGCGTACCTGTTCGCCGACTACGCGATGACGGTCCACGACGCGCTGGCCGACCGCGTGCGCGTGTGGACGACGCTCAACGAGCCGTGGTGCTCGTCGTTCCTCAGCTACACCGGCGGCGAGCACGCCCCCGGCCGCATGTCCCGCGAGGACGGCGTCGCCGCCGCCCACCACCTGCTGCTCGGCCACGGCCTCGCCACCGCCGCGATCAGCGAGGTCGATCCCGACGCCGTCGTCGGCCTGACCGTGAACCTCACCGTGCCCGACCCGGCCGATCCCGACGACCCCGCCGACGTGGCCGCCGCCGCGAAGCACGACGCGATGTTCAACCGGACGTTCCTCGACCCGGTGCTGCGCGGCGCCTACCCTGCGGACGTGCGCGAGTGGCTCGCCCCCTACGGGCTCGACGACCTCGTCAAGGACGGCGACCTCGAGATCATCTCGACGCCGATCGACGCGCTCGGCGTCAACTACTACAACGGGTCGTGCCTGGCCGGTTCGCCCGAAGAGGTCGACACGACGATGACCGTCCAGGCCGGCGGCGTGCGCGACGACGAGGACGCGGACGAACGCACCACCCTCCCGCCGACGCCGGCCCCCGAGGGGATCTGGTGGCGTTCACGCGGCCTGCCCCGCACCGCGATGGGCTGGGAGATCCAGCCCGAGGGCCTGACCCGCCTGCTCACGCGCCTGCACGAGGACTACACCGGCCCGCGCGGCATCGCCCTCTACGTCACCGAGAACGGTGCCGCGTTCGACGACCAGCCCGACGAGTCCGGGTTCGTGGACGACACGGCGGACCGCCTGGCCTACATCGACGCGCACCTGCGCGCCGTCAAGGACGCCATCGACGCCGGCGCCGACGTGCGCGGCTACTTCGCCTGGTCGCTGCTCGACAACTTCGAGTGGGCCCACGGGTACACCAAGCGGTTCGGCATCGTCCGCACCGACTACGAGACCCAGGAGCGCACGGTGAAAGCCTCGGGCCGCTGGTACGGCGACGTCGCGCGCACCAACGTCGTCCCCGCACGGAGGACAGCGTGA
- a CDS encoding extracellular solute-binding protein, with protein MSKRRSLAITAGAATIALALTACGGDSGGSGGDTADGTSGEPITLKVTVFGAGGAEGDADGNNNLFRQYEAENEGITIEETNLGDGGKGLEAAQAAIGAGGVGLADVMMVEEGWLGTMTPLAADTFVDLRDFGADELEGRWIDWKAAQGTTPDGQVWAYGTDVGPQGLCFNQTQVEAAGIAKDRDELAEKLGGADATWDEFWEVGAEYTAATGEPWIGVPAFAFNAFVNQQDEGFYTRDNELNVEGNDALKGFLADIVEQQAAGVAGQINSWEWTNEDFHGSFGVHVCPGWMLGSISEAVKDGGSDVWDFADVFPGGATNWGGSFFAVPKVSEHQEEAAKLAAWLTADEQQITSFKNAGAFPSQVKAQSDPAVTGFTNELFNDAPVGQILASRAEGVVAQFKGEKDSVIQDKVFGDVIKQLNAGAITSADQAWQAALDSLTAQGIE; from the coding sequence ATGAGCAAGCGCCGCAGCCTCGCGATCACCGCGGGCGCCGCAACGATCGCACTCGCCCTCACCGCCTGCGGCGGTGACAGCGGTGGCAGCGGTGGCGACACCGCCGACGGCACCTCGGGCGAGCCGATCACGCTCAAGGTCACCGTCTTCGGCGCCGGCGGCGCCGAGGGCGACGCCGACGGCAACAACAACCTCTTCCGCCAGTACGAGGCCGAGAACGAGGGCATCACCATCGAGGAGACCAACCTCGGTGACGGTGGCAAGGGCCTCGAGGCCGCACAGGCCGCGATCGGCGCCGGCGGCGTCGGCCTCGCGGACGTGATGATGGTCGAGGAGGGCTGGCTCGGCACGATGACGCCGCTCGCCGCGGACACCTTCGTCGACCTGCGGGACTTCGGCGCCGACGAGCTCGAGGGCCGCTGGATCGACTGGAAGGCCGCGCAGGGCACCACCCCCGACGGCCAGGTCTGGGCCTACGGCACCGACGTCGGCCCGCAGGGTCTCTGCTTCAACCAGACGCAGGTCGAGGCCGCCGGCATCGCCAAGGACCGCGACGAGCTCGCCGAGAAGCTCGGCGGCGCGGACGCGACCTGGGACGAGTTCTGGGAGGTCGGCGCCGAGTACACCGCCGCGACCGGCGAGCCGTGGATCGGCGTCCCGGCCTTCGCGTTCAACGCGTTCGTCAACCAGCAGGACGAGGGCTTCTACACCCGCGACAACGAGCTCAACGTCGAGGGCAACGACGCGCTCAAGGGCTTCCTCGCCGACATCGTCGAGCAGCAGGCGGCCGGTGTCGCCGGCCAGATCAACTCCTGGGAGTGGACGAACGAGGACTTCCACGGCAGCTTCGGCGTGCACGTCTGCCCGGGCTGGATGCTCGGCTCGATCTCCGAGGCCGTGAAGGACGGCGGCTCGGACGTCTGGGACTTCGCTGACGTGTTCCCCGGTGGCGCCACCAACTGGGGTGGTTCGTTCTTCGCCGTCCCGAAGGTCTCGGAGCACCAGGAGGAGGCCGCCAAGCTCGCCGCCTGGCTGACCGCCGACGAGCAGCAGATCACCTCGTTCAAGAACGCCGGCGCGTTCCCGAGCCAGGTCAAGGCTCAGTCCGACCCGGCCGTGACCGGCTTCACCAACGAGCTCTTCAACGACGCTCCGGTCGGCCAGATCCTGGCCTCGCGCGCCGAGGGTGTCGTCGCCCAGTTCAAGGGCGAGAAGGACTCCGTCATCCAGGACAAGGTCTTCGGTGACGTCATCAAGCAGCTCAACGCCGGCGCGATCACGTCCGCCGACCAGGCGTGGCAGGCCGCTCTCGACAGCCTCACGGCGCAGGGCATCGAGTAA
- a CDS encoding DUF2505 domain-containing protein: MRLTVELTYPASVDVVAAMLADEEFVRWRAARSTGSGEVEQADLTGSVGEGFTAVVRRTLATDQIPAQVRPFVGDRLEVRQAEVWEAPRGEHVVGTVALEIAGAPVRVTGTVRLEPAPDGGTRQVYYGEVKASVPLFGGVVEEAAARAVRATLLAEGEAGVEWLAGAGRP, translated from the coding sequence GTGCGTCTCACCGTTGAGCTGACCTACCCCGCGAGCGTCGACGTCGTGGCGGCGATGCTCGCCGACGAGGAGTTCGTCCGCTGGCGCGCTGCGCGCAGCACGGGCAGCGGCGAGGTCGAGCAGGCGGACCTCACCGGGTCGGTCGGCGAGGGGTTCACCGCCGTCGTGCGCCGCACCCTGGCCACGGACCAGATCCCGGCGCAGGTGCGCCCGTTCGTGGGCGACCGGCTCGAGGTGCGCCAGGCGGAGGTCTGGGAGGCCCCGCGGGGCGAGCACGTCGTCGGCACGGTGGCGCTCGAGATCGCCGGCGCGCCGGTGCGCGTCACGGGCACCGTCCGCCTCGAGCCGGCGCCCGACGGCGGGACCCGCCAGGTGTATTACGGTGAGGTCAAGGCGTCCGTGCCGCTGTTCGGCGGCGTCGTCGAGGAGGCCGCGGCGCGCGCGGTCCGGGCGACCCTGCTCGCCGAGGGCGAGGCGGGGGTCGAGTGGCTCGCGGGCGCGGGCCGTCCATAA
- a CDS encoding LacI family DNA-binding transcriptional regulator, producing MTLGTPPTLDDVAREARVSRSTASRAINGGERVSPEAQAAVDDAVARLGYTPNRAARSLVTRRTDSIALVMPEPDTLMLTDPFLAGVLRGVTDGIAGTDLQLVLLLNRLDEAPGRIARYLGSGHVDGAIIASAHERHQLEDALTRTRLPAVFVGRPFGDVSGHHFVDVDNIAGSRLATQRLVDRGCRRIGTVTGPQDMSAGIDRLRGWRETLEAAGLPTDAVVTGDFTAVGGADAAARLLDAHPDLDGVFAASDLMAEGVLRVLHSRGKRVPDDVALVGFDDLGIAQHTNPRLTTVHNPVVATTMAATATLLGLLAGAPVPTEPQIFAPYLVEGESA from the coding sequence GTGACGCTCGGCACCCCACCGACGCTCGACGACGTCGCCCGCGAGGCCCGGGTCTCGCGCTCGACGGCGTCGCGGGCGATCAACGGCGGCGAGCGCGTCTCCCCCGAGGCGCAGGCCGCCGTCGACGACGCCGTCGCGCGGCTCGGCTACACGCCCAACCGGGCGGCACGGTCGCTGGTGACGCGAAGGACCGACTCGATCGCCCTGGTGATGCCCGAGCCGGACACCCTGATGCTCACCGACCCGTTCCTCGCGGGTGTGCTGCGCGGGGTCACCGACGGCATCGCCGGCACCGACCTGCAGCTCGTGCTGCTGCTCAACCGGCTCGACGAAGCCCCTGGGCGCATCGCGCGCTACCTCGGGTCCGGGCACGTGGACGGCGCGATCATCGCCTCCGCCCACGAACGCCACCAGCTCGAGGACGCGCTGACCCGCACCCGGCTCCCCGCGGTGTTCGTCGGCCGCCCCTTCGGCGACGTCTCGGGCCACCACTTCGTCGACGTGGACAACATCGCCGGCTCCCGGCTGGCCACCCAGCGCCTCGTGGACCGCGGCTGCCGCCGGATCGGCACCGTCACCGGACCGCAGGACATGTCCGCCGGCATCGACCGGCTCCGCGGCTGGCGCGAGACCCTCGAAGCCGCCGGACTGCCCACCGACGCCGTCGTGACGGGTGATTTCACCGCCGTCGGCGGCGCTGACGCGGCCGCACGCCTGCTCGACGCGCACCCCGACCTCGACGGCGTCTTCGCGGCGTCGGACCTCATGGCCGAGGGCGTGCTGCGCGTGCTGCACTCCCGCGGCAAGCGCGTGCCCGACGACGTCGCCCTGGTCGGTTTCGACGACCTCGGCATCGCGCAGCACACCAACCCCCGCCTGACGACGGTGCACAACCCAGTGGTGGCGACGACGATGGCGGCCACGGCCACCCTGCTGGGCCTCCTGGCCGGCGCCCCGGTCCCGACCGAGCCGCAGATCTTCGCCCCCTACCTGGTCGAGGGCGAAAGCGCCTGA